From Bos taurus isolate L1 Dominette 01449 registration number 42190680 breed Hereford chromosome 29, ARS-UCD2.0, whole genome shotgun sequence, a single genomic window includes:
- the ATG2A gene encoding autophagy-related protein 2 homolog A isoform X1, translated as MSRWLWPWSNCVKERVCRYLLHHYLGHFFQEHLSLDQLSLDLYKGSVALRDIHLEIWSVNEVLESMESPLELVEGFVGSIEVAVPWAALLTDHCTVHVSGLQLTLQPRQGPGPGTGDSQSWASCMTTSMQLAQECLRDGLPEPSEPPQPLEGLEMFAQTIETVLRRIKVTFLDTVVRVEHSPGTGERGVAVEAHVQRLEYCDEAVRDPSQAPPVDVHQPPAFLHKLLQLAGVRLHFEELPQQEGPPEPPLQIGSCSGCLELTVKLKQNEAFPGPKLEVCGQLGSLHLLLTPRQLQQLQELLSAVSLADPESLVDKLNKSRPLGAEDLWLIEQDLNQQLQAGTGTEPLSPDPLSNPLVNLESTDLFFSMAGLTSSVASAVSELSLSDVDLGSSVHSTTASRRLSAQAPPTGRTAPVPPSNTLRPDSLLKMTLGGVTLTLLQTSAPSSGPPDLTTHFFAEFDATVDGSFGSHDLHRLRPRFQRACPCSHVRLTGAAVQLSWELQTSRGRRATSTEVHFGQLEVLECLWPRGALEPEYAEILSFPNSLRSQASAQPCAHLRHTQTLRRVPKSRPRRPPARHCHSELALDLADFQADVELGALDRLAALLHLATTPPPELPAGLLTEPPLAAEQHTLVRLSAPRATLQLRFPIADLRPERDPWAGRAVRAEQLRLELTEPQFRSELSSGPGPPAPTRLELTCSDLHVTYEDGEKPPIPCLRVSKALDPKSPGHKYFLPQVVVTLNPQLNAPWEVAPEKGEDLELSAENLCDLREPEPSPFSSKRTMYETEEMVIPGDPEEMRTFQTRALALSRCSLEVILPAAHIFLPSKEAYESLYNRINNDLLMWEPADLLPAPAPAAPPAGCPDASGFWQDSFKMCKSAFKLDSDSDDEDTHFSVGASGAPRPLARESRSPRSQSTFSALVTVLKGRITAHCETKDECGKRLEGAHGELVLDVEQGTIFSVSQYRGQPGLGYFCLEAEKAALYHRAAMDDYPLPGRLELPAFAPPAQLARTIYPSEDGVTEQGASGRRGQGRGPHMLSTAVRIQLDPQRNVKEFLVTLRLHRATLRHRMALPEQSWHSQLLEFLDVLDDPVLGYLPPTVITILHVHLFSCAVDYRPLYLPVRVLVTAETFTLSSNIVMDTSTFLLSGSRPFSALFPARFILDDSALYLSDKCEMETLDLRRDYVCVLDVDLLELVIKTWKGNTDDRLSQPLFELRCSNNAMHVHSCADSCALLINLLQYLTSAGDLHPPPRPPSPTEIAGQKVQLSESPASLPSCPPVETALINQRDLTDALLDTERSLRELAQASGSPFFQASPVSVYLFPGERSGAQPPSPAAGAPTGSLGSRSGAKEAEKEDEGDGDTLDSDEFCILDAPGLGILPADGEPVVTQLHPGPIVVQDGHFAQPLGSTDLLRAPAHFPVPSSRVVLREVSLVWHLYGGRDFGPHPGHRARVSLSGPRSSPSRSSGPNRPQNSWRAQGGSGRQHHVLMEIQLSKVSFQHEAYPAEPGPVAPGRELEEQPLSRQVFIVQELEVRDRLASSQINKFLYLHTSERMPRRTHSNMLKVKALHVAPVTNLGGPECCLRVSLLPLRLNVDQDALLFLRDFFTTLAASINPMVPAETSAEARPETPVPPSGPQEGQPEGVETTSSQEAAGGRLGTSPTEQQPIYFREFRFTSEVPIWLDYHGKHVTMDQVGTFAGLLIGLAQLNCSELKLKRLCCRHGLLGVDKVLGYALNEWLQDIRKNQLPGLLGGVGPMHSVVQLFQGFRDLLWLPIEQYRKDGRLMRGLQRGAASFGSSTASAALELSNRLVQAIQATAETVYDILSPAAPISRSLQDKRSVRRLRKGQQPADLREGVAKAYDTVREGILDTAQTICEVASRGHEQKGLTGAVGGVIRQLPPTVVKPLILATEATSNLLGGMRNQILPDAHKDHALKWRLDEARD; from the exons ATGTCACGATGGCTGTGGCCGTGGTCGAACTGTGTGAAAGAGCGGGTTTGCCGCTACTTGCTGCACCATTACTTGGGTCACTTCTTCCAGGAGCACCTCAGCCTGGACCAGCTCAGCCTGGATCTGTACAAGGGCAGCGTTGCCCTGCGGGATATACATCTGGAGATCTGG TCTGTGAATGAGGTACTGGAGTCTATGGAGTCGCCACTGGAGCTGGTGGAAGGCTTCGTGGGCTCCATTGAAGTGGCCGTGCCCTGGGCTGCCCTGCTCACCGACCACTGCACTGTGCACGTGTCAGGCCTCCAGCTCACCTTGCAACCCCGCCAGGGCCCAG GGCCGGGGACTGGCGACTCACAGAGCTGGGCCTCGTGCATGACCACCAGCATGCAGCTGGCTCAGGAGTGCCTGCGGGACGGGCTGCCTGAGCCCTCTGAGCCACCGCAGCCCCTGGAAGGACTGGAGATGTTCGCCCAGACCATCGAGACTG TACTGCGGAGGATCAAGGTGACCTTCTTGGATACTGTCGTGAGGGTGGAGCACTCGCCGGGCACTGGGGAGCGTGGCGTGGCGGTGGAGGCCCACGTGCAGAG ACTGGAGTACTGCGATGAGGCGGTGCGAGACCCAAGCCAGGCGCCCCCGGTGGATGTGCACCAGCCTCCTGCCTTCCTCCACAAGCTGCTGCAGCTGGCGGGGGTCCGCCTGCACTTCGAGGAGCTCCCCCAGCAG GAAGGACCCCCAGAGCCACCTTTGCAGATTGGCAGCTGCTCAGGGTGCCTGGAGCTGACAGTGAAACTGAAGCAGAATGAGGCCTTCCCAGGCCCCAAG CTGGAGGTGTGTGGACAGCTGGGCTCCCTGCACCTGCTCCTGACCCCACGGCAGCTCCAGCAGCTTCAGGAACTGCTCAGCGCTGTGAGCCTTGCAG ACCCCGAGAGCCTGGTGGACAAGCTGAACAAGAGCCGCCCGCTCGGTGCTGAAGACCTGTGGCTGATTGAACAGGATCTGAACCAGCAGCTGCAGGCGGGGACTGGGACTGAGCCCCTCAGCCCAGACCCCCTTTCGAACCCCCTTGTCAACCTGGAGAGCACTG ACCTCTTCTTCTCCATGGCGGGCCTCACAAGCAGTGTGGCCTCAGCCGTGTCCGAGCTCTCGCTCTCCGACGTAGAcctgggctcctctgtgcacAGTACCACAGCCTCCCGCCGGCTCTCTGCTCAAGCCCCCCCTACCG GCAGGACAGCCCCGGTGCCCCCCTCGAACACCCTGCGCCCAGACTCGCTGCTGAAGATGACCTTGGGGGGTGTGACCCTGACCTTGCTTCAGACATCTGCCCCGTCTTCTGGACCCCCTGACCTCACTACCCACTTTTTTGCCGAATTTGATGCCACCGTGGATGGGTCCTTCGGCTCCCATGACTTGCACCGTCTGCGACCGCGCTTCCAGAGGGCCTGTCCTTGCAGCCATGTCCG GCTAACGGGTGCCGCCGTGCAGCTGTCCTGGGAGCTGCAGACAAGCAGGGGCCGGCGGGCCACCAGCACAGAAGTGCACTTCGGGCAGCTGGAGGTGCTGGAGTGCCTGTGGCCCAGGGGCGCCTTGGAGCCTGAGTACGCAGAG ATCCTGAGCTTCCCCAACAGCCTGCGATCCCAGGCCTCGGCTCAGCCCTGCGCCCACCTGCGCCACACACAGACCCTGCGCCGGGTGCCCAAG AGCCGGCCCCGGCGCCCACCTGCCCGCCATTGTCACTCAGAACTGGCCCTGGACCTGGCCGACTTCCAGGCGGATGTGGAACTGGGGGCCCTGGACCGGCTCGCTGCCCTGCTGCACCTGGCCACCACACCCCCTCCTGAGCTGCCTGCGGGCCTGCTG ACAGAGCCCCCACTAGCAGCCGAGCAGCACACGCTGGTGCGGCTCTCAGCACCCCGGGCCACACTGCAGCTGCGCTTCCCTATCGCTGACCTGCGGCCTGAGCGGGACCCCTGGGCGGGCCGGGCCGTGCGAGCTGAGCAGCTGAGACTGGAGCTGACTGAGCCCCAGTTCCGGTCAGAGTTGAGCAGTGGGCCtggtcccccagcccccacccgccTGGAACTTACCTGCTCTGACCTGCATG TCACCTATGAAGATGGAGAGAAGCCGCCCATCCCCTGCCTGCGGGTCTCCAAAGCTCTGGATCCCAAGAGCCCTGGGCACAAGTACTTCCTGCCCCA gGTAGTGGTGACCCTGAACCCCCAGCTCAACGCACCGTGGGAAGTGGCCCCGGAGAAGGGAGAGGATCTGGAGCTGTCGGCTGAGAACCTGTGCGACCTTCGGGAGCCCGAGCCCTCGCCCTTCTCCTCCAAAAGGACCATGTACGAGACGGAAGAG ATGGTGATCCCTGGAGACCCTGAGGAGATGAGAACCTTTCAGACCCGGGCCCTGGCGCTGTCCCGCTGTAGCCTAGAAGTGATCCTGCCCGCTGCCCATATCTTCCTGCCCAGCAAGGAGGCCTACGAGAGCCTCTACAACAG GATCAACAATGACCTGCTCATGTGGGAGCCCGCAGACCTgcttcccgcccccgcccccgccgcgccCCCCGCCGGCTGCCCAGATGCCTCGGGCTTCTGGCAAGACAGCTTCAAGATGTGCAAGTCTGCCTTCAAGCTGG ACTCGGACTCGGACGACGAGGACACCCATTTCTCAGTGGGGGCATCAGGTGCCCCCCGGCCCCTTGCCCGTGAGTCCCGGAGCCCTCGCTCCCAGAGTACCTTCTCTGCATTGGTGACGGTGTTGAAGGGCCGGATCACCGCCCACTGTGAGACCAAG GACGAGTGTGGGAAGCGGCTGGAGGGCGCCCATGGCGAGCTGGTGCTGGACGTGGAACAAGGAACCATCTTCAGCGTCTCTCAGTACCGAGGCCAGCCGGGACTTGGCTACTTCTGCCTGGAAGCGGAGAAGGCAGCACTCTACCACCGAG CGGCCATGGATGACTACCCACTGCCCGGTCGCCTGGAGCTGCCCGCCTTTGCTCCCCCGGCTCAGCTGGCCCGGACCATCTACCCATCGGAGGATGGGGTAACTGAGCAAGGAGCCTCAGGCCGCAGAGGCCAGGGCCGGGGCCCCCACATGCTGTCCACCGCGGTGCGCATCCAGCTGGACCCCCAGAGGAACGTCAAG GAGTTCCTGGTGACCCTGCGGCTGCACAGGGCCACCTTGCGCCACCGCATGGCCCTGCCGGAGCAGAGCTGGCACTCCCAG CTATTGGAGTTCTTAGATGTCCTGGATGACCCAGTGCTGGGCTACCTGCCTCCAACGGTCATCACCATCCTACACGTCCACCTGTTCTCCTGTGCCGTGGACTACAG GCCCCTCTACCTCCCCGTACGTGTCCTTGTCACTGCTGAGACCTTCACCCTCTCCAGCAACATCGTCATGGACACCTCTACCTTCCTGCTCAG CGGCTCCCGGCCCTTCTCAGCCCTGTTCCCCGCCAGGTTCATCCTCGACGACTCCGCCTTGTACCTGTCCGACAAGTGTGAGATGGAGACCCTGGATCTGCGGCGAG ATTACGTCTGCGTCTTGGATGTTGACCTCCTGGAACTCGTGATAAAAACCTGGAAGGGGAACACCGATGACAGACTG AGCCAGCCGCTGTTCGAGCTGCGCTGCTCCAACAATGCGATGCACGTGCACAGCTGCGCTGACTCCTGTGCCCTGCTGATCAACCTGCTGCAGTACCTGACGAGCGCGGGGGacctgcaccccccaccccggccgCCCAGCCCCACGGAGATCGCCGGCCAGAAGGTGCAG CTCTCAGAAAGCCCCGCCTCCCTGCCCTCGTGCCCACCGGTGGAGACGGCCCTCATCAACCAGCGGGACCTGACGGACGCCCTCCTGGACACCGAGCGCAGCCTGCGGGAGCTGGCGCAGGCCTCAG GCAGCCCCTTCTTCCAGGCCTCTCCAGTGTCGGTCTACCTGTTCCCCGGAGAACGGAGTGGGGCTCAACCCCCCTCACCCGCTGCTGGGGCCCCCACTGGCAGCTTGGGGTCCCGCTCTGgggccaaagaagctgaaaaggAAGATGAGGGGGATGGAGACACTTTGGACAGCGATGAGTTCTGCATCCTGGACGCTCCTGGCCTGGGCATCCTG CCCGCCGACGGGGAGCCCGTGGTGACGCAGCTGCACCCAGGCCCCATCGTAGTGCAGGACGGGCACTTTGCGCAGCCACTGGGCAGCACGGACCTGCTGCGGGCACCTGCCCACTTCCCCGTGCCCAGCAGTCGAGTGGTGCTGCGTGAGGTCTCCCTCGTCTGGCACCTCTATGGCGGCCGAGACTTTGGCCCCCACCCTGGCCACAG GGCAAGGGTCAGCCTCTCAGGCCCCCGGAGTTCCCCTTCTCGCAGCTCCGGCCCCAACCGGCCCCAGAACTCCTGGCGTGCACAGGGGGGCAGTGGGAGGCAGCACCACGTCCTTATGGAGATTCAGCTTAGCAAG GTGAGCTTCCAGCACGAGGCATACCCAGCGGAGCCAGGCCCCGTCGCCCCTGGCCGGGAGCTGGAGGAGCAGCCGCTGTCCCGCCAGGTGTTCATCGTGCAGGAGCTGGAGGTGCGCGACCGGCTGGCTTCCTCCCAGATCAACAAGTTCCTGTATCTCCACACGAGCGAGCGCATGCCGCGGCGCACCCACTCCAACATG ctCAAGGTCAAAGCACTGCACGTGGCCCCCGTGACCAACCTGGGGGGCCCCGAGTGCTGCCTCCGCGTCTCGCTGCTGCCCCTGCGGCTCAACGTGGATCAG GACGCCCTGCTCTTCCTCAGGGACTTCTTCACCACCCTGGCGGCCAGCATCAACCCCATGGTCCCAGCAGAGACCTCCGCTGAAG CTCGCCCTGAGACCCCGGTCCCGCCCAGCGGCCCCCAGGAAGGGCAGCCGGAGGGTGTGGAGACCACCAGCTCCCAGGAGGCCGCAGGCGGTAGGCTCGGCACCTCCCCCACCGAGCAGCAGCCCATCTACTTCAG ggagTTCCGCTTCACGTCTGAAGTGCCCATTTGGCTGGATTACCATGGCAAGCACGTCACCATGGACCAGGTG GGCACTTTCGCAGGTCTCCTCATCGGCCTGGCCCAGCTCAACTGTTCAGAGCTGAAGCTAAAGCGGCTCTGCTGCCGGCATGG GCTCCTGGGTGTGGACAAGGTGCTGGGCTACGCGCTCAATGAGTGGCTGCAGGACATCCGCAAGAACCAGCTGCCGGGCTTGCTGGGGGGTGTGGGCCCCATGCACTCAGTCGTCCAGCTCT tCCAAGGGTTCCGGGACCTGCTGTGGCTGCCCATTGAGCAGTACAGGAAGGACGGCCGCCTCATGCGGGGGCTGCAGCGCGGCGCTGCCTCCTTCGGCTCGTCCACAGCCTCGGCCGCCTTGGAACTCAGCAACCGGCTGGTGCAAGCTATCCAG GCCACAGCTGAGACCGTGTATGACATCCTGTCCCCAGCGGCGCCCATCTCGCGCTCCCTGCAGGACAAGCGCTCCGTGCGGAGGCTGCGGAAGGGCCAGCAGCCGGCTGACCTCCGGGAGGGCGTGGCCAAGGCCTACGACACAGTTCGCGAG GGCATCCTGGACACAGCTCAGACCATCTGCGAGGTGGCGTCTCGGGGCCACGAACAGAAGGGGCTGACCGGCGCCGTGGGGGGCGTGATCCGCCAGCTGCCCCCAACCGTGGTGAAGCCCCTCATCCTGGCCACCGAGGCCACGTCCAACCTGCTGGGAGGGATGCGCAACCAGATCCTCCCCGACGCGCACAAGGACCACGCTCTGAAGTGGCGTCTGGACGAGGCCCGGGACTGA